The following proteins are encoded in a genomic region of Actinomadura sp. NAK00032:
- a CDS encoding SSI family serine proteinase inhibitor: MSRARHRWAAVLAGMAVLAPAAPARAAGPAGPVGSYMLTLVHETGPRIERSLYCDPDGGTLIDASRACDQLRPVHGRIERIPARAGACTLQHAPVRVIARGSWNGRPRNFARTYPNQCVAVRDTGGILFGG; the protein is encoded by the coding sequence ATGTCGCGTGCCCGTCACCGGTGGGCCGCCGTGCTGGCGGGAATGGCGGTCCTCGCGCCGGCCGCACCCGCGCGGGCGGCCGGACCGGCCGGACCCGTCGGCTCCTACATGCTCACGCTGGTGCACGAGACGGGCCCCAGGATCGAGCGGAGCCTGTACTGCGACCCGGACGGCGGGACGCTCATCGACGCGTCCCGTGCCTGTGACCAGCTGAGACCCGTCCACGGCAGGATCGAGCGCATCCCCGCGCGAGCGGGCGCCTGCACGCTGCAGCACGCGCCGGTCCGCGTGATCGCCCGCGGCAGCTGGAACGGCCGGCCCCGCAACTTCGCGCGGACCTACCCCAACCAGTGCGTCGCCGTGCGCGACACCGGCGGAATCCTTTTCGGCGGCTGA
- a CDS encoding nuclear transport factor 2 family protein, giving the protein MPCAHQDIANLIYRYAECVDNADFAGIRDLFADAAFTGSGGTLRGGEAIARMFEKTVIVHEDGTLRTKHITTNVAIEVDEDAGTATSKAYYTVLQAAPGLALQPIACGTYSDTFERHDGRWRFAERRITMDLAGDVTHHLRRPDRLPRDVRPGQDG; this is encoded by the coding sequence ATGCCGTGCGCTCACCAGGACATCGCCAACCTGATCTACCGCTACGCCGAGTGCGTGGACAACGCCGACTTCGCGGGCATCCGCGACCTGTTCGCCGACGCCGCCTTCACCGGCAGCGGCGGGACCCTGCGCGGCGGCGAGGCGATAGCCCGCATGTTCGAGAAGACGGTGATCGTGCACGAGGACGGCACCCTCCGCACCAAGCACATCACCACGAACGTCGCGATCGAGGTGGACGAGGACGCGGGCACGGCCACGTCGAAGGCGTACTACACCGTCCTCCAGGCCGCCCCCGGCCTCGCCCTCCAGCCCATCGCCTGCGGCACCTACAGCGACACCTTCGAGCGCCATGACGGCCGGTGGCGCTTCGCCGAACGCCGCATCACCATGGACCTGGCCGGTGACGTCACGCATCACCTGCGCCGGCCGGACCGCCTGCCGCGCGACGTCCGTCCCGGCCAGGACGGGTGA